The nucleotide sequence AGTCGTCGTGCGTTCCCTTGAGATGGCCCCAGTTGCCGTGCTTGGTCGGTACGTAATTCAGCGTGAAAGCACAGTGCAGGCCGTTGTCCGATTTGATGTACCAGTTGCGAAGGGCGTTGATGGTCGCGTCGCCCATCCGCGAGTCTTCGTGGGCCCGAGCGAGGAAATCCGTGAGGACCTTGTTTTCGGTGCCTTGCCAACCGACGACGCTCCCGCAGATGTGCGACCCGCCTTCGTACGCGACCAGAGGGACGTTGTACGCGTCGGCGATGGCCTTGTGCTCGTCGACGTACGACCAGCGATCGGGGTCGTACACCCGCGGGAGCAGGAATCCGAAGAACGCGTCGAGGTCGCCGCTTTCGTGCCACTTCTGCTCGAGGGTTTCCCGCACGACACCCATCTCGAAGTACGCGGTAATCGCCAGGGCGTCAACGCGTCGGTCCCCGTGCTGGTGGGCCTTAAGCATCGCCTCCGCGGCCTGCCACTTGTTGGCGGCCTGGCCTCCCAGCACTCGGACGATGCTGTCGGCGCCGGTCTCGGCCGCGATCAACTGCCAAACCTCGGCGGCGCGGATGCCGTAAGCGTGAGGTAGATGCTGAGCGCCCTTGTAGCCGGCGGTTGCGAGGGCCTGGATGTAGTCGTGGCCCTGCTTGAACGGGCCGGCACCGTTCCAGAACTCATTCGTGTACTCGATCCAAACCCGAACCCCGACGGGCACGAGCTCCTTGATGAGCTTGCCGAGTTGGATGCAGAAATCGTCGGTCGCGCCGTAAGGAACGTTGATCCAAGGTTCGGCGCCGGCGGCGATCGCCGTTCGGAGCTGGTGCTCGTAGGCGACTCCGTTGCTCGTGCCCTGGAACATCGAATCGGGATTCGTGCGGTCGGACCAGTGTTTCACCGGAGAGTTGTTGGTGTGCTGCCAATCCATGAATCGCAGCACAGCGCAGCCGGCCAACGCCTCGGCCGACGCATCGGACATGGGCTTGTCTTTACCGCCGGGAACCCAAAGCCGGATGTTGCGGACCGGGTCGTGAGAATTGGATCGCACGACCTGCAGGTCGGCCCAGGAAAAGGGCGACGCAACGTGGTAGTGATTGCCCTGCACGGTGTACTGCACCGGGTTGTGGTCTTGATCACGCGGCGGCCCAAACACGACCTCGCCGTCGCCGTCCCATTCGACGATCCACTCACCGGCGGGTGCGGTCTGGCCGCAGTCCTGGATGCACATGAAGTTGAGCGGCTTGTCGCCAACGACGAAGCTCACGTCCCCGCGGCGAGCCCCGACGAGATCGTCAAACTTCGACGCTGGGTCGTTGACGATCTGATTCGTGCGGAGCGCCGCGTTGGGCAGCAACCAATCACCGCTCCATCGCTTGTGAAAACTCGTGTTCCAACCCAGGGTCGGGATCCGGCCGGTCGCCGGCGGCGTCACAGGAGGTTCGACAGGATCGATCGGATCCACCGGAGGATCGACCGGCGGCTGGATCGCACCTTGCTCTTCGAGCACCGCCACACGACCCTCCAGGGCCTGCAGGTGCTTGACGGCGATGAGCAGGTCTCCGTCCGTCGCCTGCTGATCCTGGGCCAGTGCTGCAATCCGGTCGTCGAGATCACGGGTCACGGCCTCGGCCGCTTCGGCCGCCTGAGTGAACGGGTGGGTGGTGTCGCTCATGGCCTCTCTATCGAAACTTTGGGCCTACCGCGGGCCTAAGCCTCCACGCCTTGCAGTTGGGCACGGGCTTTCGCCAGGCAATGGGCCTGACACAAGGGCAACGCGTCGAGAGAAGACTCGAACCGGCAGCTCAGGATGTCCGCGACCCGCTTCTCGGGGTCGTCGCCGAGCACCTCCGGCAGGGCGGCCACCGCGGCGTCCAGGTCCAACACGTCTTCTGCGGCCGACTTCCAAGCCTCCTGGCGGATTTTCGCCGTGATGTACTTGTTGCCCGACGCGTTGGTAAGTGTCTCGACGAACGTTTCGTACGCGCGTTGCATCACGCCCAACATCTGGGTGCCTTCGGCCATGGCCGCGACCGCCCGCTCGGGCGGCATGGGCGGAGGAGGCGGCTTCGCGCCGTAGTCCGGTTCCGAACCGGTCAGCTCACGCCATTGGGCCCCGGTGTAGACATCGGCGGGGTCGGTACCCAACTGCGACGCCACGGCCTGGACAAAGTCCGCGTCGAGCTCGTCGGCCCGCACGACCACGGCCGGCCGACCCTCCGGGGTGACCGCCAGCTTCGCCACCGCCTTGGTCTTGGGCTTAGCCTTGCCCTTCTGGCTTTGGTTGTTGCTGGCCTTGCCGGTCTTGCTCGTTGGCTTGCCCCCTCCGGGCTTAATGATCCCGCCGTCGGGGCCGAGGTTGTTGGCCGACGGACTGGGCACGAACAGACCCTTGGCCCGCAGCTTCTTGGTCAACTCCATGCGTGCTTCGATCGTCGGGAAGTGGAAACCCAACGTCTCCAGCGCGGTCTGCACGTCGATGAGGCCGTTCATGACCATCTGCATGATGGCGGCCATGAACTCATTCTCGTCCCGCAGGTTGAGCTGTTGGAACGTGACGTTCACGTCCGCGGATAGTCCCAGCGCCGTCCGCAGGAGACGCAACTCTTGGTTCAGGAACTCGATGAACTTCTGTTGGGCCTCGGAAACCTCTTCGACCACGCCCTTGAGATTCAGGATGTCCCCGCCCTGACTCCCGGTCTTGCCGTCGGTGCCGGTGAAGACGCGATTGATGCCGTAGGCCGTGCGGATCTCATCGTTCCAGTGGTTGTATTTCTCGGTCTGGACCAGCGAATCGGTGGACGGCTCAACCCACTCCAACTCAATCGCGTGGTTCCAGAACAGGTGCATGTCGGCGCCGCCGGTGCGCAACTGAAACAATCGCACCGCCGCGTCGATCTGCGACGGGTCGAACATCGGGTACTCGCTGTCGCCCAGTTTCACGAGCAGGATGCGGTCCTTGACCTGGTCCGCGGTCGCCTCGTCCATCTTGAGCAGCTTGAACTTCATCCGCAGCGCCCCGAACGCGTGGCGAGCGATGGGGGTGGGGTACTTCTCGTAGGGTTGCTTGTCGCCGAAGGCGATGTGACAAATGTTCGGCGGCAACGCCACCGACGTCTCACCGGCCCGGATCGCTGCGAGCATTTCCACCGGCAGCTTGTTCAAGACCTGCTGCTGGTCGGGGTTGGGGTCCTTCGCCGCCTTCGAAAGGTCGGCGCCGATCCGCAGGTACGGCTTGCGGAGCCAGGACATCTCACGCGGGCCTTTGATGTCGATCTGCAACGGATCAAAGATCGTGTAAGCGCCGGGGATCCAACCCTCTTCCCAGGCGGCCTGAGCGGTCGCAACGGCCTGCTCGAGCTTTTCCATCCGGCGATCCGAGACGAGGCCGACCAGTCGCGCTTCGCGGGCTTTGGCCAGACGCGCCACGGCCTGGTCGTAGGCCGCCTTGCGGACCTGTTCGGCCTCGACCAGTCGTGCGGTCTTGACGGCACGGGCACGCTCCATTTCGGGCACCGAGACGTTCTCTTCTTCGTCAGGCTTCGGGATCTTGTTGGCCCGATAGTCCCGCGGCACGTAAGGGATCAGCGTCTTGACCGTCGGCACCATCCCGGTCCGGAAGAATTCGCGGAACCACTGCTGGCGGAACGAGAAGCTCATCGCTTGCTGGAACCACTTCTCCACCAACGTCTTGGTCGTCTCGTTCTCGCAGGAGAAACTCACGTTGCTGTTGGCGAGCTGCGTCAGGACCTTGACGCACTTGAAAACCAGGGGATCTTCCTTCCAATACGCCACGGCCAGTTGCAGCTCGTGCTTCTCGTCTTTGTGGGCGCCCAAGCGGTTGAGTCGCACGACCTCCGACGGGGTGATGTCGCTGACGCTGGCGCGGGCCGGCGCGTAGGCGTGCGACGTTTGGCCGATCGCCAACTGCGGGATGCGCAGGCTGGCCTTGCCGCTGTCGTCGAGGTTCCACTCGATCTTGCGCATGACGCCGGGGACCGACTGTTGCGTGTTAAGCACCGCCCCGGTCTCGGGGTCGACGCGGAACGTGCGGGTCTGATTGGCCAAGTCGGTGTTCATGCGGCCCTCCGGCTGGTTGCTCCCCAGCCGCCCATGGCGAGCTGGCGGGGTTTGGTGGTGGTATCCAACAGCTTGTGGGCGTTGTCGTAGCCCACGAGAACCGCGGAATAGCGGTCCTTACGCTGGTGTTTGCTGGGCGTGTCCCAGCGGCATCGACCACTGGCGGTAGTGGTGGTCACGATGGTGGAGATCTCGACGAGCGTGGACTCGAGCTCCGCGTCTGCGTCGTCCAAGTGCTTGGCCCAGATCCGCGGCGATGCGGCGATGCTGAGCTTCTTGCTTTCCAAGCCCGAACGCAGGTTGTGGTTGGCGTCGTGCAACCACTCGTACTTCCCGAACTGGACAAGCGGTTCGAGGATGCGACGACCGTGTTTGCGACGATGGCCGTCGTAATCCTGTTCCAAGATCGGCTGACAGCCGGTGGGGCAGTGGGCCGGATCGGCAAGCAGGTCCCGCAGCGTCGTCCCGCCGCCGCCCGCGTCCATGGCAAAGCTCTCCATGCGGTACTGCTTGACGAGTTTGTGGATCTCGCGGGCCACAAACGGCCACTCCGGGCGGTGATAGGTGATCATCCGCACGAGGTTGATGTCGCCCATGTCTGGGTCGACCTCAAAGATCGCAATGGCGAAGTTGTCCGACTCGCGGGCAGGGTCGATGCCCATCGTGTACTTCATGCCCGGTCGCGGCTCGAAGATCGGGCCGAAACGGTCGTGCTCGCGGGCCGCGTCGAGCAGGCTCCGCTGGATAAAGCCCTCGGAGTCCGGCGGGAAGTACGCCAGCCACTCCATCATGAACTCGTACTTGCCCATGCGTTCGCGGGCGGTCTTGATCGCGTTGCGGTTGATGAAGCCTTCCGACGGGTCCAGGCACGTAAAGACGTGGACGCAGTTCGACCCGTTGGACATCACCTTGTGCGGGAACT is from Planctomycetota bacterium and encodes:
- a CDS encoding terminase family protein — encoded protein: MAKSKPTNILDQTGADMVKQVQWWRENPDIAAMDLLNVDLDKHQRVIIRNRWTHDECYDVMGRGAGKTFLNATYAILRALLNPGHKVGLLGKNFRQSKFMFEEIKKIWQKSPTLQRSTISEPKTAADRCYLEFHAAEGQSRSLIEALPLGADGSGIRGARYFDVICDEYAQMDKQIVDLVIRPFLATNPDPMKNVRAIEAAKRGEAPETDAPPANKFIATSSAYYQYNHLWETVSALCNEMQGDLQMAQRRGSDRQGRTPDDFLMMGASVNNQFPHKVMSNGSNCVHVFTCLDPSEGFINRNAIKTARERMGKYEFMMEWLAYFPPDSEGFIQRSLLDAAREHDRFGPIFEPRPGMKYTMGIDPARESDNFAIAIFEVDPDMGDINLVRMITYHRPEWPFVAREIHKLVKQYRMESFAMDAGGGGTTLRDLLADPAHCPTGCQPILEQDYDGHRRKHGRRILEPLVQFGKYEWLHDANHNLRSGLESKKLSIAASPRIWAKHLDDADAELESTLVEISTIVTTTTASGRCRWDTPSKHQRKDRYSAVLVGYDNAHKLLDTTTKPRQLAMGGWGATSRRAA